The following DNA comes from Mycobacterium sp. MS1601.
CCTGCGCGCGTCCGTCGAAGTGAAGATCCCGTTGGTGGGCGGCAAACTGGAGTCGTTCATCGGCGCTCAGCTGACAAACCTGTTGATCGAGGAGCAGCGTTTCACCACAGCGTGGCTCGCCCGCGGATGACCCGCCGCATGGAACACCTCGTGGAGTTCGAGGCCACGGCGTTCAGGATCTACACCGAGTTCACCGATCGCGAGTTCTGGGAATCGCTGATGTCGGCCTACCGATGGCAGAGGCAGATCTCCGAGCTGACCGACTTCCGCACCGGCGAATCGGGCACCGACATCGTGTTCCGGCAGGTGATGCCGCGCAGCGAGCTGCCGTCGGTGGCCCGCGCCGTCATGCCGGTGGACATGGTGGTGACCCGCGAACAGCACTTCGACCCGTTCGACCGTGAAACCGCTTCCGCTGAAGGCACTTACAAGGCCAGCATCCCCGCAGGCCTCGGGCATTTCGGCGGCAGTTACCACCTCACCGAGACGGCCTCGGGCAGCCGGTTGCGACTGGCCAGCGTGTGCAAGGTGTCCATCCCGTTTGTGGGCGGCACCCTCGAACAGCTGATCATGTCGAACATCACCGGGCTGTTCGACTCCGAGGGCGCGTTCATGTCCGACTGGGTATCACGGCATCGGTGATGAAGCCCCTCGGCGCCATCACCCGCGGTACCACCGGCCGTAACCGGTTGCGCCGCTGCGACCGCTGGATGGTGCACTCTCCGCTTGTGCGTTCAGCTTTGGAGTCGGCCGGCGATCCGCTGGTGGTGGATCTCGGTTACGGCGCGCTGCCGGTGACGACACTGGAGATGGCGGCGCGGCTGACGACGGTGCGCCGCGACGTCCGTGTGGTGGGGTTGGAGATCGACCCGGAACGGGTGCGGGTGGCCCGGCAGTGCGGAGGTGACGTCGAATTCCATTTGGGCGGTTTTGAATTGGCCGGTTTTCAGCCGGTGCTGGTACGGGCGTTCAACGTGCTGCGCCAGTATCCGGTCGACGAGGTGGCGGGCGCGTGGTCGACGATGCAGGCCGGGCTGGCACCGGGGGGCCTGATCGTCGACGGCACCTGCGACGAGCTGGGTCGACGGTGCTGCTGGGTGCTGCTGGACGCCGACGGCCCGCTGAGCCTGACCCTGGCCTGCGATCCGCACCACATCGAGCGGCCCTCGGATCTGGCCGAGCGGTTGCCGAAAGTGTTGATCCACCACAATGTTGCGGGTCAGCCCATCCATTCTCTACTGGAGGCCGCCGACCGGGCGTGGGCTGCGGCCGCCGGCCATGGAGTGTTCGGTCCGCGGGTGCGCTGGCGGGCCATATTGACAGCGTTGCGCGACAACGGCTTTCCGGTGGAACAGCAACGGCGCCGCCTGCGGGACGCCGTGCTGACCGTGCCGTGGAGTGCGGTGTGCCCCAACTGAATTCGACGATCGGCCGTACTAGAGCACCGCTTTGGCCGAAACGCCCGCGGCCAGCGCGTCGTCCACATCGTCGGCGACGGTGATGTCCAGACCGCGCAGTGTTGCCGGTGGCGTGGCCAGCGACACCGCAACGTAGGTGGCGATGGACGCGGCGAACGCGATGAACGTCGGCCACCCGTCGAACGCCGCCGTCACCAGATCGTTGGGGATGTAGAGGATGGTGTTCTCCACCCCGTACATCGTGGGTGTCATCGCGAACAACACGATGCGCACCACCAGTCCGACCACCATGGCGGCCAGCGCCGCCACGATGGTGCCGCGCCGCCACACCAGGCCCAGGATGAACGGCACCACCAGGCAGGCCAGCATCAGGTCGAACGCCAAAGTCAGCAGGATGCCGGTCTGCTGCACATACACCGCGATGAAGATGGACAGCACCGTCATCGGGGCCATGGCGAGGCGGCAGGCCCTCAGCAGTGGGTCGCCCTTGCCGGTGATGTGGGTGCGGCGCACGCCGCCGAGGTTTCGCACGCAGACGTTGGAGATGGCCAGGATGGCTCCGTTGGCGGTGCTCATCGACGCACCCACCAGGCCGCACAGCACCAGCACCGTCAGTGCCGCGGGGGCGTACTGGTCCAGCAGCACGAACAGCACAGGACCGTCGAGTTCGGCGGGAAGGAACGACGCCGCGGACAGGATCGCGATACCGAACGGCACGCCGATCAGGGCGGTGCCCGCAGCGGCCGAGAAGCAGGCCTTCTGGGCGGCTTCCGGAGACTTGGCCGCGAACACCCGCTGCATGAAGTCGATGGCCACGATGTCGCCGATGCCCAGCGCGATCAGGGTGGCCCAGTTGATCACCGCACCCTGGTTCGGGTCCGAGAGCTGACCGAAGTCCAGCGGACCCATTCCTTCGGGGCTGCCGAGGCCGTGGGTGTTGGCCATCCACACCAGCAGCCCGATGGCGCCGATCAGGATCAGGGCCATCTGGATGATCGCGGTGTAGGCGTCGGCGATCAGCCCGCCGGTACCGGTGTAGGCGACGGCGATGGCGGCGATCAGCACCGCGCCCAACCAGTAGGGCATGCCGAGGAAGTAGTTGAACAGCAGCCCGCCCGCCACCAGGTTGCCCGCCACCAGCATGCAGAACGCGACGATCAGCAACAGCGAGGCACCGATCTCCACCGAGCGGCCGAACCGCAGTCGGTAGTAGTCGGGGAAGGACATCAGGCCCATCCGGTTCATCGGCTTGGCGAAGAAGATGCCGGTGATCAGCAGGCAGAGGGCCAGGCCCAGCGGCAGTGCGGCGCCGGCCCAGAAGCCGAATCCGTAGGCCAGGTCGGTGTTGCCGAGCGTGGCGTTGGTATCGACGGCCGAGCCCATGAGGGCGCCGCCGACGAGCCAGTACGGCATCATCCGGCCGCCGACCAGGAAGTTGGAGCTGTCGCCTTCGACTTTTTTGGAGACGTAGAAACCGATGGCGACGACGACAGCGATGCTGATGGCAACACCGAGAAGAATCACGTGAGAGCCTCCCGTACGCGATGGAGTCTCCCGGGCTTTTGTCCCGCCGTGGAGCGACCTGCGCCGTTGCCTGCCGCCTGCACCTCTTGGACCAGACCTGCGGCAGCAGCGGAACCCTAGGCGCGCCTCATAGCAATATGAGTCAGTTGACAGGTAATCGTCACCGCGTTACGCGCAACGGCGCCCGGTGTAAATCCCGTGTTTCGGAGTGCTGACAGCATGCTGCGAGCACTCCGACGCCTACCCTTGGCAACATGCGAATCGCCTTGGCCCAGATCACCTCGGGCACCGATCCCGCGGCCAACCTGCAGATCGTCGAGCAGCACACCCGGCAGGCCGCCGACGCCGGCGCGGCGCTGGTGGTGTTCCCCGAGGCCACGATGTGCCGGTTCGGCGTGCCGCTGGGGCCGGTGGCCGAGCCGATCGACGGCCCCTGGGCTGACGGGGTGCGCGCCGTCGCGGCGCAGGCCGGTGTCACCGTCGTGGCCGGGATGTTCTGTCCCGCACCGGACGGCCGGGTCACCAACACGCTGATCGCGGCAGGTCCCACCGCCGACGCGCACTACGACAAGATCCACCTGTACGACGCCTTCGGGTTCGAGGAGTCGCGCACCGTCGCACCGGGGCGTGAACCGGTCACGATCACGGTCGACGATGTGACCGTGGGACTCACCACCTGCTACGACATCCGGTTCCCCGAGCTCTACGTGACCCTGGCGCAGCGCGGAGCGGCGCTGATCACCGTCAGCGCCTCGTGGGGCGCAGGTCCGGGCAAGCTGGAGCAGTGGACCCTGCTGGCCCGGGCCCGCGCGCTGGACACCGCCGGATACGTCGCCGCGGTGGATCAGGCGTACCCGGGCGACGAGGTCGCCGCCACCGGTCCCACCGGCGTCGGCGGCAGCCTGGTCGTCTCTCCGTACGGTGAACCCATGGCGGCAGCCGGCGCCGATCCGCAGCTGCTGACCTGCGACGTCGACGCCGCGGCGGTGGAGAAGGCGCGCAACACGCTGGCCGTACTGCGAAACCGCTCGGAGTTCGCACAGCTGAGTAAGGCAGAATCGCGACAGTGACGAATCCGCCACAAGGCCCCGGTGACCAGTCGCCGTGGGGCCGGCCCCCGCAGGACCAGCAGCCGACGCCGCCCACCGAACGGATAACCCGTCAGGGCCCGCCGGACCCGAACACCCAGTACATCCCGCAGCAGCGGTTCAATCCGCAGAGCCCGATGGACGATCCCACGCAGGCGACACCGCAGTGGTATCCGCCGGCCGCGTCTGGAGAGTCGCCGCCCCCGCCCCACGAGGACGACGACAGTGACCGCGGCATCCTCGGTTGGCTCAAGGATCCGCTGTCCTTGGTGCTGGTGTTGGTCATCGTCATCGCGCTGGCCGCAGCCGGTGTGGTCGCCGGCGAACTGTACGCACGCAAGCGGGCCGACGAGGTGGTGGGCGCGGCCGTCGCCTGCATCGTCAAGGATCAGGCCACGGCATCGTTCGGCGTGATGCCGCCGTTCCTCTGGCAGCACATGACGGGCCACTACACCAACATCTCCATCGAGACCGCGGGCAATCAGATCCGCGAGGCCAAAGGGATGAAGGTGAACATCGAGATCAAAGACGTAAGGCTCGAGGACTCCGGCAGCTCCGGTGGCAGCATCGGCTCGATGATCGGCCACGTGACCTGGAGCGCTGACGGCATCAAACAGACTGTGCAGGGCCTGATCCCGCTGTTCGGCGGCATCGTCAGCGATGTCAAGACCAACAAGAACG
Coding sequences within:
- a CDS encoding carbon-nitrogen hydrolase family protein, whose product is MRIALAQITSGTDPAANLQIVEQHTRQAADAGAALVVFPEATMCRFGVPLGPVAEPIDGPWADGVRAVAAQAGVTVVAGMFCPAPDGRVTNTLIAAGPTADAHYDKIHLYDAFGFEESRTVAPGREPVTITVDDVTVGLTTCYDIRFPELYVTLAQRGAALITVSASWGAGPGKLEQWTLLARARALDTAGYVAAVDQAYPGDEVAATGPTGVGGSLVVSPYGEPMAAAGADPQLLTCDVDAAAVEKARNTLAVLRNRSEFAQLSKAESRQ
- a CDS encoding class I SAM-dependent methyltransferase: MKPLGAITRGTTGRNRLRRCDRWMVHSPLVRSALESAGDPLVVDLGYGALPVTTLEMAARLTTVRRDVRVVGLEIDPERVRVARQCGGDVEFHLGGFELAGFQPVLVRAFNVLRQYPVDEVAGAWSTMQAGLAPGGLIVDGTCDELGRRCCWVLLDADGPLSLTLACDPHHIERPSDLAERLPKVLIHHNVAGQPIHSLLEAADRAWAAAAGHGVFGPRVRWRAILTALRDNGFPVEQQRRRLRDAVLTVPWSAVCPN
- a CDS encoding DUF2505 domain-containing protein; translation: MEHLVEFEATAFRIYTEFTDREFWESLMSAYRWQRQISELTDFRTGESGTDIVFRQVMPRSELPSVARAVMPVDMVVTREQHFDPFDRETASAEGTYKASIPAGLGHFGGSYHLTETASGSRLRLASVCKVSIPFVGGTLEQLIMSNITGLFDSEGAFMSDWVSRHR
- a CDS encoding LmeA family phospholipid-binding protein gives rise to the protein MTNPPQGPGDQSPWGRPPQDQQPTPPTERITRQGPPDPNTQYIPQQRFNPQSPMDDPTQATPQWYPPAASGESPPPPHEDDDSDRGILGWLKDPLSLVLVLVIVIALAAAGVVAGELYARKRADEVVGAAVACIVKDQATASFGVMPPFLWQHMTGHYTNISIETAGNQIREAKGMKVNIEIKDVRLEDSGSSGGSIGSMIGHVTWSADGIKQTVQGLIPLFGGIVSDVKTNKNDGTITLEGALGSITAKPTSVNGGLSLEVLQVTGLGFTLPRETVQPALDVFTGELTKNYPVAINLQDVQVTDSGVTSQFTVSDSTMPRGGEDPCFAGL
- a CDS encoding sodium:solute symporter family protein; protein product: MILLGVAISIAVVVAIGFYVSKKVEGDSSNFLVGGRMMPYWLVGGALMGSAVDTNATLGNTDLAYGFGFWAGAALPLGLALCLLITGIFFAKPMNRMGLMSFPDYYRLRFGRSVEIGASLLLIVAFCMLVAGNLVAGGLLFNYFLGMPYWLGAVLIAAIAVAYTGTGGLIADAYTAIIQMALILIGAIGLLVWMANTHGLGSPEGMGPLDFGQLSDPNQGAVINWATLIALGIGDIVAIDFMQRVFAAKSPEAAQKACFSAAAGTALIGVPFGIAILSAASFLPAELDGPVLFVLLDQYAPAALTVLVLCGLVGASMSTANGAILAISNVCVRNLGGVRRTHITGKGDPLLRACRLAMAPMTVLSIFIAVYVQQTGILLTLAFDLMLACLVVPFILGLVWRRGTIVAALAAMVVGLVVRIVLFAMTPTMYGVENTILYIPNDLVTAAFDGWPTFIAFAASIATYVAVSLATPPATLRGLDITVADDVDDALAAGVSAKAVL